In one Halosimplex halophilum genomic region, the following are encoded:
- the aglM gene encoding UDP-glucose 6-dehydrogenase AglM encodes MHVSIVGSGYVGTTVAACLADLGHEVTNVDIDGDIVAAINGGESPIHEPGLDDLVADHAGETLRATTDYDAVRETDVTFLALPTPSEDDGAIDLTYMEAGAQSLGEALAEKEGDHLVVVKSTVVPGSTEETIAPAIEETSGKTAGEDFHVAMNPEFLRMGTAVEDFLDPQKIVFGARRPAAYDTLGEVFAPLVAESDAAVVETGIREAEMIKYANNGFLASKVSLINDIGNICKEFDVDAYEVADAIALDDRIGGKFLRSGLGWGGSCFPKDTNAIIAAAREAGYEPPVLEAAVEVNDLQPERLLALLDERADVAGERVAVLGLSFKPGTDDVRKTRAVPVIEGLQERGAEVVAYDPVATESFDEHYPEIEVAYADSAAEALDGARAAVAVTDWDEFAALDSEFDAMAEPLVLDGRHIVERRDGIEYVGLTW; translated from the coding sequence TCGTCGCCGCCATCAACGGCGGCGAGTCGCCGATCCACGAGCCCGGCCTCGACGACCTGGTGGCCGACCACGCCGGCGAGACCCTGCGGGCGACCACCGACTACGACGCCGTCCGCGAGACCGACGTGACCTTCCTCGCCCTGCCGACCCCCTCCGAGGACGACGGCGCCATCGACCTGACGTACATGGAGGCCGGCGCCCAGTCGCTGGGCGAGGCGCTCGCCGAGAAAGAGGGCGACCACCTCGTCGTCGTCAAGAGCACCGTCGTCCCCGGCTCGACCGAGGAGACGATCGCGCCCGCCATCGAGGAGACCTCGGGGAAGACCGCCGGCGAGGACTTCCACGTCGCGATGAACCCCGAGTTCCTCCGGATGGGCACCGCCGTCGAGGACTTCCTCGACCCGCAGAAGATCGTCTTCGGCGCCCGCCGGCCGGCCGCCTACGACACCCTCGGGGAGGTGTTCGCGCCGCTGGTCGCGGAGAGCGACGCCGCCGTCGTCGAGACCGGTATCCGCGAGGCCGAGATGATCAAGTACGCCAACAACGGTTTTCTGGCGTCGAAGGTCTCCCTTATTAATGACATCGGGAACATCTGCAAGGAGTTCGACGTCGACGCCTACGAGGTCGCCGACGCGATCGCCCTCGACGACCGCATCGGCGGGAAGTTCCTGCGCTCCGGGCTCGGCTGGGGCGGTTCGTGTTTCCCGAAGGACACGAACGCGATCATCGCGGCCGCGCGGGAGGCGGGCTACGAACCGCCCGTCCTCGAGGCCGCGGTCGAGGTGAACGACCTGCAACCGGAGCGACTCCTCGCGTTGCTGGACGAGCGGGCGGACGTGGCCGGCGAGCGCGTCGCCGTCCTCGGCCTCTCGTTCAAGCCCGGGACCGACGACGTTCGCAAGACCCGCGCGGTCCCGGTCATCGAGGGCCTCCAGGAGCGCGGTGCGGAGGTGGTCGCCTACGACCCCGTGGCGACCGAGAGCTTCGACGAGCACTACCCCGAGATCGAGGTCGCATACGCCGACAGCGCGGCCGAGGCGCTGGACGGTGCCCGCGCCGCGGTCGCGGTCACCGACTGGGACGAGTTCGCCGCGCTCGATTCGGAGTTCGACGCGATGGCCGAGCCGCTGGTCCTCGACGGCCGCCACATCGTCGAGCGCCGCGACGGCATCGAGTACGTCGGCCTGACCTGGTGA